The Toxorhynchites rutilus septentrionalis strain SRP chromosome 1, ASM2978413v1, whole genome shotgun sequence genome contains the following window.
cacttgatggttaaattcttggtctgccaagaatctaactaagcctaccgatggctcgccttcgtcgcatccacaccgaaggaaacgatctcatttgtGGAATCCggacaaatgaagcgtacaaatttgtcccaaaacgtgcggtccttaatatatACTACACATTTGTTAATTGAGACATACTTGTCGGATGAAATATaatgttaataaataaataaataaataaataaataaatcttgtGAAATAAATGTTAACATAACCATGATATCTATTACGATcagttaagatttttttttccgaaaaatattGCAAATATCTCGTTAACTGAAACGTGAATCGAGAATAGCCACTATCATTTCCTGGTCTCACATTTTCACCGAAAATACATAccatgttttgaaaattccgTCAAGATAGAATATTAAATTTGAGTCAATAATTGTTTGTTTTCAGTTAACTATGTAATACATACCAAAGGTATTCGAAGGAACACGTTCAGCGGTAATGAAAAAGTCATAGGGGAGCACCAGAACTTATCTACATGACAGTCTCTGTATGAAGAGAAACACACATTAAAACAGCGTTTGTTTGTCACCCGCCTAGTGCTAGCAAACTTGTTAGACTCTATGTCGCGCAGGAAAATGATTGTAAGAATTGATGCGATGTGGCCAAGAATAAAAACATACATAAGCGTTAAAACAGCGAGTCACGCAAATTGTTCGCTTTGTCTTAGCTTATGTACAGTAAAATATTCTACTGTCGCTCGTGGGGGTATGATGAATGATTGATATTAGATAATTATTACTCTAGAGTGTAGACGAATCGAGTTTCTAATCAAACAGCGATCAACGGTATGACATTTCTTCTTGTATCATATTGCTTATTTAATTATTTGGACCTCAAAATGTTTTGAATTACAATGTGTAATTGGTCCCGTTCTTCAGGATCATTGACCAAAAAGATAATAACATTGTCCTTCAAACGGTGGGGGCCCTTCTCCGTAGATTATTCTGAGTCGGATAAACGCTACAACGACAGCATCCGCACATATGATtgactaatttatttttatctgtCTCTTGTTTCTATTATTACCAGGCAAAACACAGATCGAGAAGTAAACACACAaccagagaaagagagagagaaaacgaATCGAACGCGCGTACCAATTTCGAAAGCCGTCTACCGACCAAGTTGATGAGCGGATAGCCGTAGGAAAAAACTTGAGATAGGCCTGAAGCACACAAAACCAAAATAATGAGCATCGAACCAACGAACGCAACCAAAGCAGCTGCTGCGAgaataacaacaacaaacatgacaattttgCCATCAGCCGGTATGGACGACGAGGAAGAATCGACACTCGTTGAAATTTCACCTTCATCTTCGTCGTCACCACCGACGATGTCATCTTTGTCGCTGTCTTCGAGAACCAGTAGCACCGGCACGGGTGACGATGTTGAATCTCATCCGGATGTAGTAGAAAATATTGTACGCGAATCGACGACAACGAGCAATCAATCAAACATTATCGTCCCGCCTACAGGTTCATCGCAAATTAGTACAGTGACATTAACAGAAGCATTAACACCTGAACAGTTTCACCAAACATTGCAGCAGAATCAGCAGCCAACACATATTGAAACTGCTGATCATTCGTTAGGACTACTACCACGAAACCCCATCCCGATACAGTCTTCGTCCCCGGTATCAACTCCGTCCTCAGCTGAAGAATGCGACGATTCCGCAACCATTAGTACCACCGAAGGCGCCTTGATCGTTTCCAGTAGCAATAATCAattgaacaacaacaacaacacagcAATAAGCCACAGCGAGCTGGTGGCGACACAAGACAGCTCGATTAAAAGTGTCCTTCCGCCATCGCCAGCTGCAATGAGTACAGTTGTTAGTAACACAACATCAGAAAATGCGCCTAGTGTTAAAGAAGGTGTCACAACAATGGAAGCACCATTAGAGATAGTACAAATCTTTCCCCGCGCTGAAACAGCTTTATCCTCTTCGTCAAGTTCCGCTTCATCCTCGTCCACTTCATCATCCGCTTCTTCTACCAGTACTTCATCTGCGTCCTCGACCTCATCGTCACCTTCAGTTTCCCCCCTGGCAGTGTTTCAACAGCCTCATCCAACAAAAGATAcgccttcgacaaaagttcaagAAGAAGTAGTGGTACCCAAAATAGACGATCACTCTTCAAGTGAACTAGGCGATGGGTTGGAAACAGAAGAAATCAGTGAAGAGAGCACCACGTGGTGCAAACAGGACGAATCCCAGAACCAACATCTACTTACTTCTCAAAATCAATGTTTATCTTCAGCACCACCGCAGCACCTCCAAAGTAgcttaaagaaagaaaaaataggCGAACAACTTGGCGGCGAGAATCGAAGACGTGTTTCTTTCCCGCATGACACGCAACTCATAACCGGCTATCTGGAGCCGATCGATCCGTGGGCCTGTGGTGAGTTTGATTTTGTTGTAACGCATATTGAGCACATTACATCCGCATGACTtccgtttttttacaaaaacaacGATACCATCGTCCGCGTGTTAGATAGTTTGAATATGATAGATGTGTTAACCATATTTTACGATTGCTGATGTTGTTGACACTGTGGTGTCAATTGTGTTATTTTCAGTTATATGAAAGTTGTCGTTATCAATTTGCGAAGATGACGTCTATTTGATCTATCTATTCGtagtaccgtaaaccgggggcagATCACGagtttcagaaaaatgtgaatatttcaaaaacatttcgttcaatttacacccaattatttttaaaaccagTACTGGTGGTAAGGaacgttttaaattttttgttttcttgagCGTTATTGCTCaccgctagtcacaactttttcccatctttctggcaattcatggatccctttgcggaaataatcggccggtttgtcggctaaccacgaatcgatccaatttttgacttcatcaaaattggagaagtgctggttaaCCAGGCCaagttgcatcgatcgaaataggtagtaatcggacggagcaatgtctggagaatacggcgggtgggataggacctcccatttcagcgtttccaagtatgttttgaccggtttcgcgacatttggccgagcattgtcgtgctgcaaaataacgttatcgtgtctttgctcgtgtTGTGGCCGTTTtgcttcagtgcacggctctaACGCATGAATTGTCGTCAGTAGAGGTAGAGGtctcccgtaatggtttcattcggttttagtagCTCATACTAcatcacacccagctggtcccacaaaatagacagcataaccttctggtcgTGAATATCAAGCGCGACCGTCGATGTAGATGCATGgctggggtatccatacgttgcccgacgtttaggattgtcgtaatggacccgcttttcatcgccagtaacgattcgatgcaaacaaaaaccctttcttttagccgttggagcagttgttcggaCGTGAAAACACAGCGTTCGACAAGGGACTTCAATTCATGCGGCACCCAATGtcttatctttcggatcattcacattgcttttaaacgatcggatatggtttgctgagctgcgtttgtgacggatcttgatcgagtaaagccttcaCTTCTTCatcctcaattttttttgtcggtccggaacgttcttcaagtcaaaattaccacttttaaaccgtgcaaaccacgtctgacacgttcgctcagctagagcatggtcaccattaacttccaccaaaacgcgatgattttccgcagcttttttcttcgtaTTGATgtgatgaagtaacactcccgcAAAaccactctcgttggtacgaaattcaacatattcgaagtggcaaaaaactatattGCTTACGTttaaccgaagaaacttaccggtacacctagtAGATGATGTCTCCAAAAGTTTTAGTTTGTTTTAGAAACATGTttcatcaatttcaccccggtgatcaatttgcccccgaaGACGGTACAATCTTTAACATTTCTCTTTTAATTTCGAACAAAAACGCCATAGATGTAGCTAgtcattgatttttatttatatcctaATCTATGTATTTATTTATGCTCATCGACAAGCAGTAGAAACCGTGAGTGTGCCTGAGATTTTGAACCTGTATCGGAAGTCATGCTCCAAGCACTCCACCGAACCACTGTCAGTAATTACCGAGCATCTGCAAACATTAGATCTGACGATTGGTCAACGAGTTCCGTTGCTTTCATTGCACAATCAGAATCTCAGCCATGGCTCGTGTGAAGCGCTGGAAGAAATATTTAAACGAATCCAGTACCGATGCATCAATCTGTCGCACGCCGGTCTGGATGACACTAGTGCGAGCGTGCTGTTCGATATGATTGAATACTACGAGGCTACAAACGAGCTGGACATCTCCGATAATTTGTCGATGACGAACAAAAGCTGGCTTGCTTGTATAAATATGGTGAAGAAATGCCAAGCGCTACATGTGCTAGTGACGAGGGGACCTGCTATCTCCGAACATCACGCTATGAATCTGGCCAAGGCGCTCAACACATCGGCGCTCCACACGCTCAAACTGGAAAGCTGCGAGCTATCCCAGCGGCCACTTTCGACACTATGCAATCTGCTGAAACGGAACACAGTGCTCCGAGAGCTATCGTTGGCTCACAATCAACTAACCTGCGAGGATGCGAAGAACATTGCGAATTTGTTGCGGTCGAATTATCACATTCAGTTGTTAGACATTTCGAACAATAATATCGGGGTAGGTAACGGTTCGACATAAGTTTAAACATTGAATGACTcttgatttgatatttgcagGATAAAGGTGTCGAATTCATAGTCACGGCTTTAATCGAGCAATCCATCTATTTCAAAACTATGCAGGAAACGAGGAGAAAAAGTGAGTTCAGCTTCGCCGATCTATCAAGCAGCTTGAACAGTATCAAcaacaataaaaattatttctccAATCAATACGATAAAGCATCGGCGGTTCATCGAAACAGAGGCATGCACCACATGCACTACTTTTCACAAAAGCAGCaattgcaacagaaacaacaaaCGCCACCAAAGGCACCACAGTTACCATTGTCTGAGGGTCTTGTGGTTATTACACCTCCAACACCGCCGCCGCCTCCGCCTCCGCCGTTGCCACCAACGCTAGTAGATGACACTCCGAAGACACCACCGTCTACACCGGCCTTACCAATTGTGCGAACTCCATCGGATGATATGTTTATCGAGTCAACGAATACGCAATCCAAGATTGAAGCACAATTCTCTGCAGGATCATCTGTCGTGCATCTGCAGAAAACTGCGAGTAAACCCGAGCAGCACGTGCAAGTACCGATCGAGGTGCTAAGTACAAATAACGATAGTGGTATTAACTGTAGCGTTTCTAGCATTGAGGAACACATGAGTAGTGAGAGTACAATTGACGATGTAAACTTGGCGACATCTAAGGATGGCAAAGTGGAGGCGGAGCACCTGCCGACAAGGATCGCCCTTCTCACGACGCAACCTTCGAATACTGCAACTGTAGTGCATGATAACAAGAGTGAAAAGCAATCACCATCTCCGTTGGTTGATGTTGTTACACCGAGGAACGAAAGCGAGGATAATCAAATTGAGCCAAGCGTGGCGCTTGTTGAACAACAGGAATGTAGGACTACAAGTGCAAATGAAAACGATAGTGGTGGTGGGAGAGGGATAAAAGTTCCTGAAGGAGGGGGAAAGAAACAAAAGCTGGTACTTGCGTGCGATTTAGACCGTGAGAAAGACAAGGGTCCCAAAAAAGCTAGACTTGCGAAACAAGACAGTGTACTGAGCGAGTTTGAGTCGAATAATGCCGACTTGAAAGACTTGAGCGAGGTAGCGGcggtgaaaatgaatacaaagAAGGAAAACGTAGATCACGTGGAGGAAGATACGCCCGAAATATGCGAGGACTATGACGATGATACAAGTCTGAAGATATTGGAAGAACATCTCCTGGTGGATAGAAGCATAAATGCAAATAGTTGTCAGGAGGTCAAAAACCCTGCGACCAAAGAAGATCACAAAGGAGCAGAGAATGTCAAAACTAATGACAGTGACGATAGCGCACCCATAAACCTGTTGGCAACGTTCAAGAAGGACGAGTTACAATTATTGATCGAAAAGTCAAAGCAACTTGAAGAAGACAAAGAGGGCGAACCCGTCAAAACGGCTCCTGTTCCGGTAGTTTCTCTGCAGCGTAGCGGGGATAGAATTGAGGAGGGCATAACAGAAGATATAACCTCAACTAGCGCACCAGAAAAACTGGAAAGCATTCCACGAAAAATAATAGAAGGTGAAATTCAAACTGAACCATTATCACGTTCTCTGGATAGCACTAGTGCGGCTGATTTCGACAGCACTTTCTTGAGGACTGAGGAGACACCTGTTTTCCCTAACGAACGTTCATTTAGCTCGGAAAGTCTCAACAGTGAAACTTCTGTGGACTCGAACGACTCTAAAAGTAGCTTGAAAATAATCGAATCGAAGTTCGCCCGCAACGGAACGCTTGAACGGCAACAGTCTAGtggaaataaatataaacaactGTCAGATCAACCATCAGTGACCCCCTGTGGTCTCCAGGTGCTAGTTCTATGGAATAATGAAATAACCCGAAACTCAGCGCAAACTTTTGCTGATCTTATCGAGAACTCTTCGACGttggaaattttgaatgtaGGCTGTAATTTGTTGTGCAATGATTTCGTGACTACCATTAAAAACAGTCTCAAGACAAACAGCAGCATAACTAGTTTGGGTCTACAGGGGGCACATCTTTCTGACAATGGTGCTAAAGTAATGTCAGAGGTGATTGAATTTGGCGGGAACTCGACACTGCAAAGGATAGACTTGAGAAATAATAACATTTTGACAAACGGATTGGATCACATAAACGAGGCGCTGAAATCTAACAAAGTTGTTACCAGAATCGACTTGGATGAAGTGCCTAGAAGAGCGATGGTATGTATTTCTAATTGATGTATTTTCAAGCTGAACATATCTaccttatttttgttttcatcagGAAAACGAAGTGGGACCGGATTACGCTCGGCTGTTGGACAATATTCGTGCTCAATGTGAGCGTAACAAACATCCGGTGGAAACGACGGAAGCGATCAGTACCGCAGTCAAACGAGTTCGTGCCGCTCATTTGAATTCGAGAAAAATATCGCTAACGTGTACTTCGATCCGTACATCTCCAAGTACGGCCGCCAGCGATAAACATCATCACCATCTGCTGGATCCAAGCAAAAAACCCGGTGGGCGATTACGTTCTCCTTTGCCAAGTCCAATTCCATCACCTATCGCATCGCCGGTGCCGAGTCCTTCTCGTAACAGGTTCCAGGTCACACGTGTCGGCGAGTCTACTGGCAGCAATAGCAGCCTGACGAGTATCAACAGTAACAACAATACATCTACCTCTCCATCTCCCTCATCGACGGGCAGCTCGCCGACACTATTCTTCGCTGCTAATTCTCGCTTCCGCGTTGTGACTGTTGAAGAACCGGCATCGTCAtcttcttttgtggctaaccaCTCTCAAGGGAAAGTACCATCCTCGTGTAATTCCTCGTCGCCACTTGTTGCCCCATCAAATATCAGTCGAATTCATCCGACAACCAGCAGTTCTGCACCTGCTTTATCTTCATTTGTCACTCTACCGAAATCAACGTCATCACCAATTCCGCATTCGGTTGCTACAAACACCTCCTCCCCACCGGTGCTAGTGCAACACCTGCATAAACAGTCACCactgcaacaacaacaacaacaaccgcaCTCACCGTCACTATCAGCTGTAAACACACAAACTCCGCCAACACCAAAGTCCAAACATACGCGATTACCTTCCACGAGTAGCACACTGAATGATTCAGCCTTTTCGTCCACCTCGATGGAAAGTCCAGATCTGGAGGTGAAACGGTTTATGAGTGGCGTTGGAACATTACAACCAAGTACAATCCCAGTGCTTTCATCTACAATGGATGACAGCTGCTGTTCGTCAGTTAGCAGTATTGACTCGACCGATAATGCCCAGTTCAATAATACCTCAATCAGTTCGACAGATGAAAGCTTCGATTTAATTATCAGTTCACCTACTTCATCTTTGATGTCGGTTGGGTCAGTAAACGCTACCCCACTAGTTAAAGTAGCACTCTCTCAACAGGAGGATAGCATACCTAATCCAACACATCAACAACAGCTGCAACATCAATTTCTTCACCAGCATACCCCACAGCAGCAACCCACAAAAGGCACACCTATCTTGGCAAATGTGAAACTTCTGAAAGTGAAAAACAATAGCCTGTCCAGTTTAGATATGAGCACAAGCTCGCAAGAATCTCTGTACGACGTTAATGAGCTATCGTCTTTGTCTTCATGTGGTGGAGATTCTTCGTTACTGACAAAGGGTCATAAAACGGGACCACCATCCAGTGGGAATTCTAACGAAGGTACGCTTACATCGATCCAAGGTTTGGAGAAGGATAAACAAGGTATGTTTGTGAACGGTTTGGAGATTAGTGGTGGAAATTGCACAGCAAGAATGTTGATTgcgatttttaatttaaatttcgcGTCAATTTCTAACAATTAttgtaggggaaatcagggtaaaaccgacaccctaaggatttccacatatAACCAAGATCTCCCACGTTTCTTcgacttcaaatcgttacagaacctctcttcaaTTATTCATGAACCATTCTATAGTATCTGTTGATCCTTTTTTGAGAAGAACACGATTTgtgatagaatacaaaaattgatgtttttgtGTGAAATAAATGTAAGTGCGGGTGAAACCGACTCCTTTAGAGAAACGAATGTAAACTTGTAACAATAATTTCAAAGAATCTAGAGGCTATCAATATGCCATGTGGAAtggaatgataaaatgataaaaaagaaaacaaattcatgtatttcaactGCAAGAAAAATCTGTTCACTGATGGCTTATTGAACCCCACAGCTCTCGCTGCTGATGCAGTATGTGCGCAACgaatagggctcttgctacacatacatgcagagcatctgttgggtaaacatcatttgtttacattcatagcttctatgcagcagaagcggattcattatcaatcgacgttcttgtagatgatttaaatatagttgcaatctttctattagcgcgaaatatttcataaaactAACATGAACATTGTTAAACAGCTAGGCAAGCTATTTACCGAACAAGAGCTTTTGTGTGACGCAGATTGCTTAACTgactagcacctatttcgcaatgttcattgagcgattttcccactaaattttgaatcgaaaaaataataggaaaggattatcagcttgttcggacctagattcatgacacagaggctcgagctcacgttcgaatgcttccttgtattttccatgaattagccaatcgatggattttcttagtttccgatcaattttcttataacttatttcacttctccgcagagcattcaggtacccgaaatcatatctgagggttggttgatctttctggctgaatatgttcttaatttcaacataatcatctgcttttttggcgaaactaaccaccgattaaggatatctgcacacgaatattcattatagtttactTAATCACGAGCCCAGCAATGCAAAGTTATATACACTCCAtctcgttcgtgatcaggcccagagTAGGTGTGATGGATAACGGAACATACCGCCGGATCGGTTGACCTTGGAGAAgctttctcggttaccttctcaggtttcccgagattgaatttcgatgaaaagtaccTGCAATGaatactagaatatattaatataatatatgataaaaaaaaagtatcaattttacaggttttccttctcaggatacctaaagataatctctgccgcgtgttgtaacacatgagattttcggatttttgttttgtcgagaggtcaattgttcgcatttacataatcacatcactcaccgcAGTGAATCTTGATTTTCCTTcacccttcccactaacaactatcccttctatgataaacgctagggaaccacgctatagaggcgatccttttggccttcgggcggcgaatatcatactaacattccttccctgcCTCTGGTgactgcaaggacgtggccggcgtcgttattgaccatttcaagctcgaatcgccgaaaattgcacatcgagaatgatttgctagtcccaagcgttattctgtgtgttctttgtgcaatttggttggttcaggtcaatcacggaaagcaactacgaattgtacagtctacccaagctcaagctcaagctcttgtGCGGTATattaaaagaagcatatttgataaagttatcgtccatttagtttttttcgatggtttatatgcatttcagtgcaaaaaagcatatttgcgtccaAATTATCCATTTCTCAAATCAatcccatccttccatcaattgctctaagttgcgcatgacataatttctaatagcaacaagtttagacatgcaactaaaagcacaatacaatcacgcgcaaccgaaaaggcaaactgtcccatcgcaaagcagggaaacaaaaggaaatcgaacagtgaacggcgtggattcgagttgttttcttgggggaaacttttttatgcggtccttatctatcgaacaaaaaagttttttttcaaattgtgtgcCGAAcaagattttttaaagctactggtgaagtttggtacgatttttttatgcggtccctatcccttgtacaaaaaaaggtttgcttgtgctgaaaaaaaatgatgcgaGTAATACTATGTTGAAACGGGAAAGTTccactaggaacgttagt
Protein-coding sequences here:
- the LOC129763517 gene encoding uncharacterized protein LOC129763517 isoform X1, with protein sequence MSIEPTNATKAAAARITTTNMTILPSAGMDDEEESTLVEISPSSSSSPPTMSSLSLSSRTSSTGTGDDVESHPDVVENIVRESTTTSNQSNIIVPPTGSSQISTVTLTEALTPEQFHQTLQQNQQPTHIETADHSLGLLPRNPIPIQSSSPVSTPSSAEECDDSATISTTEGALIVSSSNNQLNNNNNTAISHSELVATQDSSIKSVLPPSPAAMSTVVSNTTSENAPSVKEGVTTMEAPLEIVQIFPRAETALSSSSSSASSSSTSSSASSTSTSSASSTSSSPSVSPLAVFQQPHPTKDTPSTKVQEEVVVPKIDDHSSSELGDGLETEEISEESTTWCKQDESQNQHLLTSQNQCLSSAPPQHLQSSLKKEKIGEQLGGENRRRVSFPHDTQLITGYLEPIDPWACVETVSVPEILNLYRKSCSKHSTEPLSVITEHLQTLDLTIGQRVPLLSLHNQNLSHGSCEALEEIFKRIQYRCINLSHAGLDDTSASVLFDMIEYYEATNELDISDNLSMTNKSWLACINMVKKCQALHVLVTRGPAISEHHAMNLAKALNTSALHTLKLESCELSQRPLSTLCNLLKRNTVLRELSLAHNQLTCEDAKNIANLLRSNYHIQLLDISNNNIGDKGVEFIVTALIEQSIYFKTMQETRRKSEFSFADLSSSLNSINNNKNYFSNQYDKASAVHRNRGMHHMHYFSQKQQLQQKQQTPPKAPQLPLSEGLVVITPPTPPPPPPPPLPPTLVDDTPKTPPSTPALPIVRTPSDDMFIESTNTQSKIEAQFSAGSSVVHLQKTASKPEQHVQVPIEVLSTNNDSGINCSVSSIEEHMSSESTIDDVNLATSKDGKVEAEHLPTRIALLTTQPSNTATVVHDNKSEKQSPSPLVDVVTPRNESEDNQIEPSVALVEQQECRTTSANENDSGGGRGIKVPEGGGKKQKLVLACDLDREKDKGPKKARLAKQDSVLSEFESNNADLKDLSEVAAVKMNTKKENVDHVEEDTPEICEDYDDDTSLKILEEHLLVDRSINANSCQEVKNPATKEDHKGAENVKTNDSDDSAPINLLATFKKDELQLLIEKSKQLEEDKEGEPVKTAPVPVVSLQRSGDRIEEGITEDITSTSAPEKLESIPRKIIEGEIQTEPLSRSLDSTSAADFDSTFLRTEETPVFPNERSFSSESLNSETSVDSNDSKSSLKIIESKFARNGTLERQQSSGNKYKQLSDQPSVTPCGLQVLVLWNNEITRNSAQTFADLIENSSTLEILNVGCNLLCNDFVTTIKNSLKTNSSITSLGLQGAHLSDNGAKVMSEVIEFGGNSTLQRIDLRNNNILTNGLDHINEALKSNKVVTRIDLDEVPRRAMENEVGPDYARLLDNIRAQCERNKHPVETTEAISTAVKRVRAAHLNSRKISLTCTSIRTSPSTAASDKHHHHLLDPSKKPGGRLRSPLPSPIPSPIASPVPSPSRNRFQVTRVGESTGSNSSLTSINSNNNTSTSPSPSSTGSSPTLFFAANSRFRVVTVEEPASSSSFVANHSQGKVPSSCNSSSPLVAPSNISRIHPTTSSSAPALSSFVTLPKSTSSPIPHSVATNTSSPPVLVQHLHKQSPLQQQQQQPHSPSLSAVNTQTPPTPKSKHTRLPSTSSTLNDSAFSSTSMESPDLEVKRFMSGVGTLQPSTIPVLSSTMDDSCCSSVSSIDSTDNAQFNNTSISSTDESFDLIISSPTSSLMSVGSVNATPLVKVALSQQEDSIPNPTHQQQLQHQFLHQHTPQQQPTKGTPILANVKLLKVKNNSLSSLDMSTSSQESLYDVNELSSLSSCGGDSSLLTKGHKTGPPSSGNSNEGTLTSIQGLEKDKQATAGKPADKPARVRKTSWIASLGNHPKTDGTSSITTGSASGGSASSGYSPAIEKLLAIFSPSNLFSSSRSSPPNSECVIPMIGASAGGKENVSSQAPTRKESPMGGLFQWTKSSKDEEKVLKVNISPENTITPQLQQMTHFQQSPQIATYCVENIPTQLKAEIKENISPENTITNKLLVTPMQSPQHTVPAITPVSASTATTVVTPHPKVIFRLGDDYDESEDDIDTLTSKYGGGGGSSSGDFNKTPPSQLPSTLLGATTGSTTTNSSGISISSGMAEGSPIQTGILQTSHLGQLARDSLTSMFKTSSLTSQDSIRSMDSLAEMTESVPKSQQQQQHHPHQQGPGYTQPQ
- the LOC129763517 gene encoding uncharacterized protein LOC129763517 isoform X2, which gives rise to MSIEPTNATKAAAARITTTNMTILPSAGMDDEEESTLVEISPSSSSSPPTMSSLSLSSRTSSTGTGDDVESHPDVVENIVRESTTTSNQSNIIVPPTGSSQISTVTLTEALTPEQFHQTLQQNQQPTHIETADHSLGLLPRNPIPIQSSSPVSTPSSAEECDDSATISTTEGALIVSSSNNQLNNNNNTAISHSELVATQDSSIKSVLPPSPAAMSTVVSNTTSENAPSVKEGVTTMEAPLEIVQIFPRAETALSSSSSSASSSSTSSSASSTSTSSASSTSSSPSVSPLAVFQQPHPTKDTPSTKVQEEVVVPKIDDHSSSELGDGLETEEISEESTTWCKQDESQNQHLLTSQNQCLSSAPPQHLQSSLKKEKIGEQLGGENRRRVSFPHDTQLITGYLEPIDPWACVETVSVPEILNLYRKSCSKHSTEPLSVITEHLQTLDLTIGQRVPLLSLHNQNLSHGSCEALEEIFKRIQYRCINLSHAGLDDTSASVLFDMIEYYEATNELDISDNLSMTNKSWLACINMVKKCQALHVLVTRGPAISEHHAMNLAKALNTSALHTLKLESCELSQRPLSTLCNLLKRNTVLRELSLAHNQLTCEDAKNIANLLRSNYHIQLLDISNNNIGDKGVEFIVTALIEQSIYFKTMQETRRKTSAVHRNRGMHHMHYFSQKQQLQQKQQTPPKAPQLPLSEGLVVITPPTPPPPPPPPLPPTLVDDTPKTPPSTPALPIVRTPSDDMFIESTNTQSKIEAQFSAGSSVVHLQKTASKPEQHVQVPIEVLSTNNDSGINCSVSSIEEHMSSESTIDDVNLATSKDGKVEAEHLPTRIALLTTQPSNTATVVHDNKSEKQSPSPLVDVVTPRNESEDNQIEPSVALVEQQECRTTSANENDSGGGRGIKVPEGGGKKQKLVLACDLDREKDKGPKKARLAKQDSVLSEFESNNADLKDLSEVAAVKMNTKKENVDHVEEDTPEICEDYDDDTSLKILEEHLLVDRSINANSCQEVKNPATKEDHKGAENVKTNDSDDSAPINLLATFKKDELQLLIEKSKQLEEDKEGEPVKTAPVPVVSLQRSGDRIEEGITEDITSTSAPEKLESIPRKIIEGEIQTEPLSRSLDSTSAADFDSTFLRTEETPVFPNERSFSSESLNSETSVDSNDSKSSLKIIESKFARNGTLERQQSSGNKYKQLSDQPSVTPCGLQVLVLWNNEITRNSAQTFADLIENSSTLEILNVGCNLLCNDFVTTIKNSLKTNSSITSLGLQGAHLSDNGAKVMSEVIEFGGNSTLQRIDLRNNNILTNGLDHINEALKSNKVVTRIDLDEVPRRAMENEVGPDYARLLDNIRAQCERNKHPVETTEAISTAVKRVRAAHLNSRKISLTCTSIRTSPSTAASDKHHHHLLDPSKKPGGRLRSPLPSPIPSPIASPVPSPSRNRFQVTRVGESTGSNSSLTSINSNNNTSTSPSPSSTGSSPTLFFAANSRFRVVTVEEPASSSSFVANHSQGKVPSSCNSSSPLVAPSNISRIHPTTSSSAPALSSFVTLPKSTSSPIPHSVATNTSSPPVLVQHLHKQSPLQQQQQQPHSPSLSAVNTQTPPTPKSKHTRLPSTSSTLNDSAFSSTSMESPDLEVKRFMSGVGTLQPSTIPVLSSTMDDSCCSSVSSIDSTDNAQFNNTSISSTDESFDLIISSPTSSLMSVGSVNATPLVKVALSQQEDSIPNPTHQQQLQHQFLHQHTPQQQPTKGTPILANVKLLKVKNNSLSSLDMSTSSQESLYDVNELSSLSSCGGDSSLLTKGHKTGPPSSGNSNEGTLTSIQGLEKDKQATAGKPADKPARVRKTSWIASLGNHPKTDGTSSITTGSASGGSASSGYSPAIEKLLAIFSPSNLFSSSRSSPPNSECVIPMIGASAGGKENVSSQAPTRKESPMGGLFQWTKSSKDEEKVLKVNISPENTITPQLQQMTHFQQSPQIATYCVENIPTQLKAEIKENISPENTITNKLLVTPMQSPQHTVPAITPVSASTATTVVTPHPKVIFRLGDDYDESEDDIDTLTSKYGGGGGSSSGDFNKTPPSQLPSTLLGATTGSTTTNSSGISISSGMAEGSPIQTGILQTSHLGQLARDSLTSMFKTSSLTSQDSIRSMDSLAEMTESVPKSQQQQQHHPHQQGPGYTQPQ